In Alteromonas macleodii, the sequence GAAGAAATCGATGCCTTTGTGCGCGAAGCTGTTGAGAGTGCTTACCACCCGTCGTGCTCGTGCAAAATGGGCGAGGATGACATGGCAGTAGTAGATTCACAAACCAAAGTACATGGCATTAAAGGTCTGCGTGTGGTGGATTCATCCATCTTCCCTACCATTCCAAATGGAAACCTAAATGCACCTACCATAATGGTAGCTGAAAAAGCGGCAGACAAAATTTTGGGTAAACCTGCTTTACCACTACAGAATGTGGCGGTGGACATCCACCCTAATTGGCAAACCGAGCAACGCTAAACGTTAAAGCGATTTAGCACCAGTGTGCTTGTTTTTGCAACAAGCGCACCTTCCACAGTGCCTATATGCCACCGATTAAGGTGACGATGCGTGTAGCTGGGTGGACTGTTTAATAACGAAAAAAAGGAAAAAACATGTTTTATTTTTATCAATACTGGGAGGGTGATAATGACAGTATGGCTTAGTGCAGGCATTATTTTCACTCTACTTTCGGTGGCCTATATTTTGTTTAAATGGGGCAACATGAAAGTGGTCGGCGTAACGCCAGTTAGAACCTTTACCTTTATTGCTATTCTTTTTACCTCGGGTTTGGATGTGGGCCTTATTATGTTCCCACTCACTGAATTTGCTGGTTATGCTGACATAAGCGCAAGTCCTGAATACGCATTCACCAATCCGCTCGCCATTGAGTTTGGGTTTTGGGGTTTCTTAATTTGGGGATTCTACTTTCTTACTTGTTTTTATTTCTGCGTAATAGAACCCAAGGTTAAATTTTTCGAGCTTCCTATCGTTAAGTTCGTAAACAACGTGGTAATCATAGGTACTTGTGCTTTCACAGCTTTCTTACTGCTGTCTAACCTTCCATGGTACCTGCCGGCAGTGGGCGATGGAGAATCTATCGTCCCGACGTTTTACCTAATCGTGTTTGCAGCCATTGCCTTTGCTGTTTACTCAAGTACTAGTATTAAATACGTGCGTATTTTAAGCCTCACTACAACGTGGGTATTTATAGCGCTTATTATTGGCATGTGGGCGGCGGCATTTGTGTTTGGTGAAAGTGAGATATCAGCTTACTTTGTGAACCTCGGGCTTATTGGCGGCTATTTTGCGAATATTGATAACTTCGTTCTGCCCATAAATGAGTATCATGAGTTTTACCTGTTCTGGTGGTTCAGCTGGAGTATCATGATAGGTCAGTTTACCTCTCGCTTTGTAGGCGGTCTCAAAACCTATCAAGTTATGTTAGCTATGATGATTATCCCATCTATCCCTATCGCCGCGTGGTTTTCGGTACTGTACCACTATCACAGCGCTGGTATTCCAACAGAAGGAATAACCAATATGGCTATGGTATTTGTAGGTATCGTTTTTGTAATCAATTCACTTGATTCTCTAATAAGACTTTATACCGACAATCTTAATATGACCGTGGAACGCATTGGTAAAGGTAACTACATTGCTCTGAACATAGTCGCACTATCGTTACTTACACTGCTGTTCAAATTAGACTTCTTGCAAATTCAGTGGGTAGGTGCGTTAGTTATCGCTATCTTCTTTAGCTGCTTTGCTTTCATTCTAAGTCAGAAGTTTAAATCGGTGACGGCTATCAAAACCTCGCCGAAAGAAAACAAGATCGACTTTACTAAGATAGAAAATCTCAACTAACTAAATCATTTACTTCTTACCTTCTTAACATTGGCTCACTTTGAGCCAATGGGGGTAAGTATTGCCCGAAGCTCGCGTAAGAGCGCGCTTTATGAGAAATGGGCGAAATAAAACAACGATAAAAAACAGGTGTTTAACAATGAAAAAATTGAATTCTCTTTTTACATCAACTCACATATTCACAGCGGCTCTCGTAACAGCATTGTATTCTTCAGCCACATTCGCTGATTGGAGCGCCAATATCTCTGCGGTATCAGATTATACCTTTAACGGTCTAAGCCAAACACAAAACGACCCGGCTCTTCAGGGAGGTGTTGATAAAGCTTTTGATAACGGGACTTACGTTGGTACTTGGGCATCTAACGTTGATTTTGGTGGCGATACCAACCTTGAATGGGACGCCTACATTGGTCGTTACCAAATGCTCACTGAAGCTGTCAGCATTGACTATGGCATTGCCTACTACTCCTATCACGGCGGTGACGATTCAAGCGACGGTAACTATCCGGAAATTTATACTAAATTCGGCTATGCGAGCGACTATGGTAATACTGAGCTTAACCTGTGGTACACGTGGGATTACTTTGGCACAGGCTCGAGACACGCAGTTGCTATGATTGCTCACACCTTTGAACTTGCACCTAACCACAACCTTCGTGCAAGCTTTGACGTATCTAACTCATTAGACAGCGATACTTGGGTATGGCGTGACGAAAACACGTCATTCTATCACTACCGTTTGGCCTATCAGACAAGCTACAAAGGATTAGACTTTGAAATTGCTGCTGAAAACACAAACCTTGATATAGATACCGCCGACGAGCGTATTGTGTTTGGTGTATCTAAGACCTTTAGCTTCTAAATTTCGATCTCTGGCATAGTTTTTACGAAAAAACATGTACTAATTTGAATGCATGCGAGCACCACATATCCGGTGCTCGTTGTTTCAAATGCTTTTAACTAATCGCGTTCAGCTACTTGGCGATTAAAATGTCCATGCAATAAAGCGGCTTAGTTTGCTTCCCAGCCCCATATCAACCACTTTACACTGGGTTGCACCGTAATAGTTGATACTGGTTTTTATAGGTTTTAGGTGAGCACTTTTGGAGACTAAGCAGGTAAACCACTCTACGTTGTTTTTTACCGATACGCTTTCTTGCACCATGCGCTGAATAAAAGCCAGTTCGCCGCCTTCACACCACAATTCATTAGCTTGACCTGCAAAATTTAAGTTCGCATTCTGCCTTTGGTAAGAGGCATTTTTGCCGTACAGCTTAGTTGAACGCCCCCCTAAACCTTGAACTTGATTATCGGTAAACTTTCCACCACTTCGCTTCTGCTTATTGCGAGTTAAATTGCATGTTTTTCTTCGTGTGCCAGACAGCGCTTCTTGGGCAGACTTATGAAACGGAGGGTTGCACATAGTAAAGGTAAACCGTTCGTTTTCTTTAATGACGCCGTTAAAAATGTGCGCACTATTCCTTTGTTTACGAACTTGGAACTTATCGGCCAAGACACTATTTTTGCTAGCAATGACACTAGCATTTTTTACAGCAGCTTCATCAACATCACTACCTACGAACGACCAATCATAAGATGTAACGCCGATAATAGGATAGATAGCATTTGCGCCCACGCCTATATCAAGCCCACGAACGTTTTGTCCTTGCCCGCTTTGCGCACTGCCTCCTGTTGATTTTAATAAGTCAGCTATACCGTGGATATAATCGGCCCTACCAGGTACAGGTGGGCATAAGTAGCCGTCGGGTATATCCCAGTAATCAAGCCGATAATAGTGACGAAGCAAAGCTGCATTAAGTAGCTTTACAGCTTGTGAATTAGTGAAATCTATACTGATATTGCCACTTTTAGCTTTAACGAGAAAAGGCTTAAGCGCAGGGTATGACTGGCACAGCGCATTCATTGGATAGCCGTTCTTATGTAGATTTTTAGGATGCATGAAGCGCTACTTTTTGTGTGAAACTAAAAACTGAGATTGCACGTTTTCATCGAGCAACTGGGCGCCACTACCTTGGGCTGCCACCTTATCGTCAGTATTGTAAAGCCTACAGCGCTCTAATGACAAACACCCACAGCCAATACAGCCTTCCAACGAGCTTTTTAAACTGGTCAGCGCCGCAATTTTTGCCTCAATATGCTTATTGAATACTGTGCTCAGTTTAGCCCAATCGGCTTGGGTAGGTGTTCTGTTATCTGGCAGCGTAGACAATAAGTTCTTTATTTGCGCAAGGGTATAACCCATATTTTGCGCGATTAAAATAAAAGAAACTCTGCGAATAACAGAGCGAGGGAAAGCTCTATTACCTCCACTGGTGCGCACTGAAGGAATAAGCCCTTCGTTAGCATAATAGCGAATTAATGACACTGCATTACCTGTACGCTTTGCAATAAAGCCAATACTTACGAAGGGTTCCGGTGCCATAGCGCCTCTCTTCTCATCATTTTTTATAGTGCATAAAAGTACTTGATCTAAAGTTAGCTTTAGATATTAAGCTGTTTTGCGTTGATTATCTACACAAGGAAAAACACATGACAGTTGCATACTTAGAGCACACAAATATTACCGTTCAAGACCCAGATCAGTTAGCTAGCTTACTTTGCACGCTGTTTGGTTGGAAAGTAAGGTGGAGGGGCGGCGCTAAAAATGACGGCTACACCGTACACGTAGGAAACGATAGAGACTACCTTGCCCTTTACAGGCCCAAAACTATCAATGATATAGAAAGCGATTATAAAACCTTAGCCAACATCAATCATATTGGCATTGTTGTGCCAAATTTAGACGAAACCGAACAGCGGGTTCTTGCCTTAAATTTCAATACCTACAGCCACGGTGATTATGAACCAGGTAGACGCTTTTATTTTATGGCACAGCAAAACATAGAAATTGAAGTCGTTTCATATGTGTAATGCCATCAAGTGTTACACCTAGCTGAACTTTCAATTTTAGTGTTAGATTAACATTACCTCACTTTTGCGCGTTTTACTTAGCTTTTTGTTTGCTAAGTTTGTTTACTAAAAATGAACGCGCACTGTGATCATTTCAATAATAATAGACAGGAAACATGGATGAGAAAGGTACTAGCGATAAGTTTAGGTTTAGTAATGTTATCCCTATCGGCAAGCGCATGGGCAGATAACATACTTAGTATGAAACAGAGAAGCGAGCTGATCGACAAAATCACAGTTGAACGCTTCAATTCCGTGTTGCCCCCAATAATGGAGCGTGAAGGCATCGATATGTGGGTGTTAATGTCCCGGGAATACAATGAAGACCCTGTTTTAAAAACCATGCTGCCTTCAACCTGGATTTCCGCAAGACGCCATACCATGTTAGTCATTTATAACCCAGGTAATGATCAACCATTGGAACGTTTGGCCGTTGCAAGATATGCAGTAGGCTCGCTATTTAAAAAAGCGTGGGACAAGGAAGCACAACCTGATCAATGGAAAGCCTTGCAACACATTATAGAAGACCGTAATCCTTCGAAAATAGCCATTAATACGTCAAATGCATTTGCTCTTGCAGATGGCATGACTGCTACCGAACACGAAAAATTTATGGGTGTACTTTCTGAAGAACTAAAAAGCCGAGTAGTGAGTGGTGAAAGGCTGGCTATAGGTTGGTTAGAAACGCGAAGTGAACTGGAAATGCAGTATTATCCCGTACTCACTCAAATTGGTCACTCGCTGATAGCGACAGCATTTTCAAATGAAGTCATCACACCTAACGTAACCACTACAGACGATGTTGTCTGGTGGCTTCGGGATCAAACTCGTGCCTTAGGGCTCACCAATTGGTTTCATCCTACTGTTTCCATCCAAAGACAAGACGATGAAGTGTTCGATCAGATCAGTGCTTTCAGCAAACGTCCAGGCGAAAACATTATTCGGCCGGGCGACCTGATACACGTTGATTTTGGCATTACCTACTTGCGACTTAACACGGATCAACAGCAGCATGCTTACGTATTAAAACCAGGAGAAAAAGATGCGCCTGCGTCACTTAAAAATGCGCTTAAGGCGGGTAACCAGCTGCAAGACATACTGACTGGTAATTTTAAAGTAGGTAGAACAGGTAACGCTATTTTGAGTATGTCGCGACAGCAGGCTATCGAACAAGGTATTACGCCCGCTATTTATACTCACCCGCTGGGTTTCCATGGGCACGCAGCTGGCCCAACGATAGGAATGTGGGATGCACAAGAAGGTGTGCCGATTCAGGGTGACTACCCTATGTTTGCACAAACGGCTTACTCAATAGAACTCAATGCAGCGAGCTTTATTAAAGAGTGGAACAAAGAAATTAGAATTATGCTGGAAGAAGATGCATTTTTTGACGGGAAGTCAGTAACCTATTTAGATGGTAGGCAGACCGAGTTTCATTTGATTCATTCTGATGAAAAGCGATAAATACATGCGTGCATGCGTGATATCTTGCGCTAACTTCAAGAGTAATAGATGTCGATTGGCTAAAAAGCCAGAGTAGAAAAGGGATTTAGAAGTAAAATTCGTAAAGTGTCAGGCCTTTCGCCTTTTCAAGCGAAAGGCCATGAAACTGTACAAAATATTAGCAGTAGGTTGCTATCCTAAAACGCGGTCTTATTCAGCTGCTGTGCGAACTACTACGTTTTCTGCGCTGTATTCACGAACGAAGTCAGACATTTCTTTGTGGTTACAGATGATGTTTTCACCTTCCAAACCAAACTTCGCTAGTGCTGCATCTTTACCTACAGAAAGTGCTTCTAGACACGCTTGTGAAGCAACATCTTTATTCTTTGCAACAAGTGCTACTGTTTTTGCGTTTTCAGTTGCCTTGTTGTTTTTGTACATGTAAGCGAAAGTGCGAAGCGACTCACCGTTACAACGTACAGATGCACTGAACTCTTCAGCGTTAAAACCATTTGCGCGGATAAGGCGCAGAGCTGGGCCAAAACCTTCTTTAGCCGCAGTTAAACACGCTTGTGTTTCGATGTTGTCGTTAATTGGTTTTAGTACTACATCTTTTGCGAAAGATTGAGTAGCAGCAACAGTTAATGTTAAAGCAATAGCGAAAGTAGACAGTTTCATTTTTTGAATTCCTATTTTGTAACTAAATTAGATATCACCTAAGTGATGTGTACATTATGAACAAAACTTTCAAAAAATAAAGCATTTTTCGTAATTTAATTACAGAAAATGAGAATTAAACATACAGGTCACGACAAAAATGAAAGTAATTTACATAAAATAACAACATTTATATAAAAATTTACATATAAGTCTTTTTAGTTACAGGTTGCCCATTACGGGCGCACAAAAAAGCGCGCATGAAATTACTTTCAGCGCGCTTAATTCCAAAAATCACAGTGGGGGTAATAGTCGTTACCAACGTGACTCTAAAGTTTTTGGCCTACAAAATGAGATCGTGCATCCAATTAAGTGATGGCAACTGCTGTTCTGGTTGGTAAAAGAGACGATTAAGCCTACCCAATAAATTAACTGAACGACTTGGATCATGGGCTTTCACCCTGTGCTTACTTTCGGTAAGCATGAATTCCCAAGGCTGAAGATTGAGGTCGTCTACTTCTTCTTGCGTGACACCAAGTGACTTCAGTGTTGATAAAATGCGTTCTGTCTTACTTTCGATAATAGGGATAATCTCATTGCCATAGAGATCATCGAGCGGTTTATTGATAGCTTCCAAAGTATGATTTATTGCTGCCCATACCTCATCGTGATCGAACGCCCAGCCCCGCGGAGCATAGTAGCCTTCTATTTCCCATTCAAACTCAGCATTACTCACCGCAATAGAGCTTTCAGCTTCTGGAGAATAGGCTAAATCTGGCTTAGCGCCGATATTGTATGCATCAACACTCATGGCAATACAAATAATCAAATCACCGCAGTGTTGCTTATTTGTGTAAAGCGCTTCAAATGCCGCACGCTTAACGCCCATCCAACCGTGTACTTTTGATGGCTGCTCCACGAAGTGTCTTACATCATCCGGTAAGTCTTCACCATAGGCATCAATGAGCAATGGAAGCGGGTTCTGATCTGGGGCTTCATCGGGCATCCACACTTCGTATTCTTGTCGGTTATCAGCTTTCCCGCGACTTTTTATTCCATATGACAAATTCACGGGGCGGCAAATACTTCTATCTTCATCTACTTTATGAAAATACTCAGAACGCATGCGTTTTATAAATGGAGCATCTAACCCCGCTAACGCTGCTGTTGGATAGCGATAGCCTATTTCACTATGTTCAACCATGTGTAGCGTTGGAATAGCTTGCGTTAGCTTATTTTTAAGCCCTGCCAGTGCGTTCACTTTTGGAAGAACAATACTTCTTTCTGGCTCTATAGTAAGCCTGCTTCCATCTTCAGTGACGAATTTTGGTGTTTTGTGAAATTCATAACCTGAGAACCCTAATACATTCACTGCGGCATTTCTATATTGAGAAAGCTCGTTAAAAAGCGCAGTATGATTACGAATATGTTTAAATAACGGTCTTGATACGGTCATATTTACTTCCATTTCAGCTACTTCCGTTCTAATTCAGCGTTTACTCACCTAATTTTGGTCTAAAAAGCGAAGCCATATTTGTGCGCCCATATCATCGTATTTTTTTACAAGGTTACGGTAGCGCTCTCGCATCGCCACATCTACAAATGGTGAAGGCAGTAAAGGGTCAAACACCAAGTGGTATAACGCTCTGTCTCCTATCACATAAGACTCTTTAGTGGCTTCTTCAAGGGATAAAGTAGGCATTCGGGCAAGAGATTTCTCTATTTCACAGCACCCGTCTTTATAAAGCGTTTCTAGATTTAGGTGGTTCCATAGTTTCATAGCCTTAGCTTGCGTTTGATTATCAAAATCGTTGGCGCTAAACACAAGTGCTTTGCCTGATAGACCAAGAGTGTGAAGTTTGTCTCGCACCTCACTTATACCACCTGAAAAATTGTTCGGCCTAATATACATATCACTTGCAAGTTTCATCATACCCACAAGTTTAAGTGCACGTTCAGTAGTCCTCAGCTGCTTTTTATCACTTTTAGGAAGTAAACTGGTTTGAGCAATAATCCAGTCGTTCTGCCAAGGTACGAGCCCATTTTCATCCTCTCGCCACTGATGTATTTCCTTAGCAAACCTAACCCCCTTGTCAGCCAGTTTATAATCCCCCCTATCAATCAAGGTGATGAGCTGGGCTGACTGCAAACGGGTTAGCGTTACTCGAATGTTGTTTTCAGAAATACCAAACAGTGATCCCACTCGAACGGCTGCACTAGCATTCATTTTAATATTGTCACGGGAGCCCAAAAGCTTTAGCAGTAGCTTTCTTGCAACGGGCTTTTTCTCTTTTTCTAATTGCAAACTCTATTTACTTCTTTGTCTCAGATAATGGCTAAGCAGTGGCTAAGCAATAACTTCTGTTTCAACTTACCTAGTTGCTTACAAGGTATAAGCTCGGTCATGCATACTTCCATCATTATATAAACAAAGGCCTGGCACAAACATTACATAATTTATTAATTTTCAACTATTACTGTAATATTCTGATGCAATGATTTAATGTAAAGCTCAAGGACAACGATACGCTTTACATATTCATTGAGTGGAAATGCCATGACTTCATCTAATCGATTTGTTACGCACCTTGTAGAAAACCAACCCACCATTCCTGCCCCTTACAATTTGTGGCGTGATGATGCGTTGCTACGTGTGTTTGTAAACCAGCATTTGCCGCCATCCCACCAGCATGACGAAGGTTTGTTAGACAACTATGGTCAACTTGCAGGTGATGCACTTATGAACCATGGAGAACTTGCTCACAAAAATAAGCCAATTCTTCATACCTTTGATCGCTATGGCCGTCGTACAGACAATGTAGAGTTTCATCCTAGCTATCACGCGCTTATGGAAAGTGCAATGCAGCACAATGTGCACAACTATTCGTGGAAGCATGAAGGTATTGATGGGGCACATACCATCCGGGCAGCACTAATGTATATGCACTATCAAGCTGAGTCTGGTACGTCTTGCCCACTGACTATGACACACGCAGCGATCCCCGCCATGCGGTATGGTAAAAACTTACCGCCTTACTACTTGGAAAAAACCATTAATGGCGAGTACGACCCTCGCGCTTTACCGGCGTGTCAAAAACACGGGCTGACTATTGGTATGGGGATGACTGAAAAACAAGGGGGTTCAGATGTTAGGCGTAATACCACTTCAGCGTATAAACAAAGTGATGGCAGCTATAATATCGTTGGGCACAAGTTCTTCTTCTCTGCCCCCATGTGCGATGCGCATCTTATACTTGCACAAGCTGAAGGCGGTTTAAGCTGCTTTTTGCTGCCAAGGGTATTAGAGAACGGTGAACTGAATAACGTTCGAATTCAGCGTTTAAAAGACAAGTTAGGCGATTGGAGCAATGC encodes:
- a CDS encoding BCCT family transporter, which encodes MTVWLSAGIIFTLLSVAYILFKWGNMKVVGVTPVRTFTFIAILFTSGLDVGLIMFPLTEFAGYADISASPEYAFTNPLAIEFGFWGFLIWGFYFLTCFYFCVIEPKVKFFELPIVKFVNNVVIIGTCAFTAFLLLSNLPWYLPAVGDGESIVPTFYLIVFAAIAFAVYSSTSIKYVRILSLTTTWVFIALIIGMWAAAFVFGESEISAYFVNLGLIGGYFANIDNFVLPINEYHEFYLFWWFSWSIMIGQFTSRFVGGLKTYQVMLAMMIIPSIPIAAWFSVLYHYHSAGIPTEGITNMAMVFVGIVFVINSLDSLIRLYTDNLNMTVERIGKGNYIALNIVALSLLTLLFKLDFLQIQWVGALVIAIFFSCFAFILSQKFKSVTAIKTSPKENKIDFTKIENLN
- a CDS encoding TorF family putative porin, whose product is MKKLNSLFTSTHIFTAALVTALYSSATFADWSANISAVSDYTFNGLSQTQNDPALQGGVDKAFDNGTYVGTWASNVDFGGDTNLEWDAYIGRYQMLTEAVSIDYGIAYYSYHGGDDSSDGNYPEIYTKFGYASDYGNTELNLWYTWDYFGTGSRHAVAMIAHTFELAPNHNLRASFDVSNSLDSDTWVWRDENTSFYHYRLAYQTSYKGLDFEIAAENTNLDIDTADERIVFGVSKTFSF
- the rlmF gene encoding 23S rRNA (adenine(1618)-N(6))-methyltransferase RlmF is translated as MHPKNLHKNGYPMNALCQSYPALKPFLVKAKSGNISIDFTNSQAVKLLNAALLRHYYRLDYWDIPDGYLCPPVPGRADYIHGIADLLKSTGGSAQSGQGQNVRGLDIGVGANAIYPIIGVTSYDWSFVGSDVDEAAVKNASVIASKNSVLADKFQVRKQRNSAHIFNGVIKENERFTFTMCNPPFHKSAQEALSGTRRKTCNLTRNKQKRSGGKFTDNQVQGLGGRSTKLYGKNASYQRQNANLNFAGQANELWCEGGELAFIQRMVQESVSVKNNVEWFTCLVSKSAHLKPIKTSINYYGATQCKVVDMGLGSKLSRFIAWTF
- the soxR gene encoding redox-sensitive transcriptional activator SoxR translates to MAPEPFVSIGFIAKRTGNAVSLIRYYANEGLIPSVRTSGGNRAFPRSVIRRVSFILIAQNMGYTLAQIKNLLSTLPDNRTPTQADWAKLSTVFNKHIEAKIAALTSLKSSLEGCIGCGCLSLERCRLYNTDDKVAAQGSGAQLLDENVQSQFLVSHKK
- a CDS encoding VOC family protein, giving the protein MTVAYLEHTNITVQDPDQLASLLCTLFGWKVRWRGGAKNDGYTVHVGNDRDYLALYRPKTINDIESDYKTLANINHIGIVVPNLDETEQRVLALNFNTYSHGDYEPGRRFYFMAQQNIEIEVVSYV
- a CDS encoding M24 family metallopeptidase — encoded protein: MRKVLAISLGLVMLSLSASAWADNILSMKQRSELIDKITVERFNSVLPPIMEREGIDMWVLMSREYNEDPVLKTMLPSTWISARRHTMLVIYNPGNDQPLERLAVARYAVGSLFKKAWDKEAQPDQWKALQHIIEDRNPSKIAINTSNAFALADGMTATEHEKFMGVLSEELKSRVVSGERLAIGWLETRSELEMQYYPVLTQIGHSLIATAFSNEVITPNVTTTDDVVWWLRDQTRALGLTNWFHPTVSIQRQDDEVFDQISAFSKRPGENIIRPGDLIHVDFGITYLRLNTDQQQHAYVLKPGEKDAPASLKNALKAGNQLQDILTGNFKVGRTGNAILSMSRQQAIEQGITPAIYTHPLGFHGHAAGPTIGMWDAQEGVPIQGDYPMFAQTAYSIELNAASFIKEWNKEIRIMLEEDAFFDGKSVTYLDGRQTEFHLIHSDEKR
- a CDS encoding DUF3718 domain-containing protein — encoded protein: MKLSTFAIALTLTVAATQSFAKDVVLKPINDNIETQACLTAAKEGFGPALRLIRANGFNAEEFSASVRCNGESLRTFAYMYKNNKATENAKTVALVAKNKDVASQACLEALSVGKDAALAKFGLEGENIICNHKEMSDFVREYSAENVVVRTAAE
- a CDS encoding PaaX family transcriptional regulator, yielding MQLEKEKKPVARKLLLKLLGSRDNIKMNASAAVRVGSLFGISENNIRVTLTRLQSAQLITLIDRGDYKLADKGVRFAKEIHQWREDENGLVPWQNDWIIAQTSLLPKSDKKQLRTTERALKLVGMMKLASDMYIRPNNFSGGISEVRDKLHTLGLSGKALVFSANDFDNQTQAKAMKLWNHLNLETLYKDGCCEIEKSLARMPTLSLEEATKESYVIGDRALYHLVFDPLLPSPFVDVAMRERYRNLVKKYDDMGAQIWLRFLDQN